The stretch of DNA AAGTTGTTTTCATTTTCCTCTCCCACTAATAACAATACAAGTTATATGTGCTCTATTGTTCCGAATCAGCTTGCTACTTACAAATGCATGTGGCAACAGAAGGTAAAATTgtgattataattttatttggatGCTTGTATTTCCTATAGTGTTTTAAGCATCTgatgttaattatatttatacattttatatatatatatattttatattttattatgcaGCAATTATTTGATAGTCTGTGTGCTGTATCAAATGGAGAATTACTCTTACTAAGGACAATAGTAAATAGCCATTTAAACACTTGTCAAAGAACAAGACCTTCAGTGAGTGAGATGACTGCTTCCATTGAAGAATTCTTACCAGTGTTCTGTAAATCAAAGGTGAATATATAATGGTTTTTGGTTGTGAACTGCTTTAAATTTGCAATACTTACATATGGCCTTACATTTATGGAAAACATAATTACAGGAATCCTTGGATTGTTACCTAATTGGGGGGTCGAAAGCTGTCACTGCAGTTGCTTCTTCATGTCTTTTTGTTGTTACTCAAGAAATGGAGCAGCTGGTATATGAAAATTTCAAGGTGATAAAGGATTTTAAGAATGATTTTCTTGTACCACAAGAGCAGGGTACAGATAGCAGCTCAGTTAAAAATGTTCTGATTCatcattttcaagaaataattaacaagGTATTTAACCTTTGGACTTAACCTTCTGAAGTCCAGTAATTTGAATGAGAAACCTGggattaataaatattattcttTTCAGGCAAAAATAATTGAGGAAGAATTTACCACTGCAATAAAGGCAAATTCTAGTCCTGTAGATTCATCTGAGAAGGACCGTTTTTGCAAAAGACAGTGTGCGGAGCCTAATACTAAGTTTGATAAAGCCCTCGAGTCCACATATAAACACATTGCATCGGTGTTGCAGAATTTATGTTCCCCATGCACTATCCCTAGTGTTGAAGAGCCCATGAAAAAAATTGGTTCAGGGAAAGTGCTATTTGACGGTTCATGGAAAGTGCTATTTGACTCATTTGAATCGTTTACCTCAAATCTTGACATCAACATGCTATGTGATGATCTTTTAAAAACAATCACTTTTGGGGTAGGTTTTGTTAAATCGCAGGTTATTTTAATTCTTCCTTGCTAGGTGACTAAAATGATGATATGTTTGCTTGTAGGAGGATCTGGTGAATTGTTGTGACAATAAAATTTGCAGTCATTCTTGCAAAGTAGGAGTTCATTTTCAAAATCTTCATATGCTCGTGGATCTATTACTGAAATTCAGTGACGAGCTCTTGAAAAATTTCTTAGCTATGCACAGATCAGTAAGCTTAATACTCATTTACCTCTCTCCGATAGCATGAATATGTTATGTAATTGGCATATTATGTAACTTTTTTAGTAACTTACTGTTGTTTGAGTTGGATAATCTAATTCTGTATATCGATTTGCAGGTAGCAGTAACAACTCATGTGATTGCAAATGTTCTAGTTTCTTTATTTTCAAAAGGTTTTGGAACATCAGCAGAAAACAATGAGGAAGATGGAACCGTCAATACATCTGAAGATGCAACTGGGACTGGCATGGGGGAAGGTGTTGGATTAAATGATGTCAGTGATCAGATCACTGATGAAGATCAGCTGCTGGGAACACGTGAACAGGTTAGTTTTGGGCCTTCTATTTTGTATTATTTGGTAAGTTTTGCCTATCAAATATGGATTCTTAAGCCATGTATCATCGTTCTTTTGTCAATGCTGCAGCAAAAGGAAAAGCAAGAGGACTCCAACGAAGTGCCAAGTAGCAATAAAGAAGGCATTGAGATGGATCAGGATTTTCAGGCTGATGCAGTAAGCCTCAGTGAGGAGTCTAGTGAAAATGAAGACTGTGATGGTGAGAATGAGGAGCTTGAGTCTGAAATGGGTCCGACGGGACCAGATAGTGAAGCAGTTGGAGAGAAAATTTGGGATCAGAATGAAGATGAGGCTCCTAAAGATACAAAAGAAAAGTTTGAATCAGGACCTTCAGTTAAGGATAAAGACGGAAGCAACAAGGAGTTAAGAGCCAAGGATGACTCTACCATCAATGAAGCTGGGGACGATAGTTGTGATGAAGGTGATGCTCAGAATGATGAAGCTGTAAACCAGaatgaatttgatgatgaagaaaatgcAGAAGAGGTAAATATGGACATAGAAGAAGCATATTCTGATGCTACTGGATTGAAGCCAGATGAACCAGATCATTCTTCTGACCTGGAGATGGATTTGAATGCAAATGAAGATGTGGATCCTGTTGAAGAGGGAGATCCGGAAGGGGGGCAGAATGATTCAGCTGAGAATGAGAACCAGGATAATGAGACATGCCCACCTGATGAGATTATGGAAGAAGCATGTACTGAAGTTGATGTTTCTTCTGAAAAAGATGATCTAGGTCAGGAAAATCAAGAGAATGGTGACATGAATTCCGCGGAACCAAAGAAAGATACATCTGAATCTTCTGATGTGGTTAATGCACAAGTTTCTCCTGTTGATTTAGCATCACAGTCCAAGAGTGATTTGCAGACATCTGGTTCCGAAAATATAGCATCAGAGTCAAATTGGTCAAATAGCCATCATGACTTTGACAACCCTGCTCTCACGGGAGGCTTTCCTTCTAGCGATATGTCTGAGATGGATCTTAAGATGTCAGACTCCTCAAATACTGGGGGATATAGTAAATCTCAACCTAAATCAAACCGTCCACAGCACGATCATTCATTTTCTCAAGAAAAACAAACTAATCCTTCCCGAAGTACAGGGGATGCACTTGATTTaaggaaagaaagaataaaTGTATCTGGCGATCTCCCTGAGGATAACCTAGAGAATCATGGTGACATGGATGATGATAATGCCGATGAGTATGGATATGTTTCTGAATTTGAAAAGGGGACAACTCAGGCTTTGGGACCTGCAACGTTGGAACAGGTTGATAGAAACATTGATGGTGATATGCTGGATACTGAAGGTCGTGTTGGAGAAGATGCAAATTTGCAGTTTGAGAAGGAGAAATCAGAAATAGATTCTGTAAGTAATTCTTCCTTACTCCCCAGAAATGAAAAAAGGGATCAATCGAATATGCCAGCCACAGCGAAGTCTCAAGATGATGGATACGTGAATCCTCTTGCTAGTGCAAATATTGATCCTGAAAGTCGTTCGGAAGATGTAGTTTCTATCAGTAGATCATACTTGAGTGAGAACACACATAAATTAAGCCAACTTTCTGTACATGGTGTGCATGATGAGGAATTGGGAAATTGCCATGAACCTTGCGACGTTCCTGATCATGTCAAAGATATTGCTGCTGCTCTCTGGAGAAGATTTGAACTTAGCACTACAAAGTTATCTCAGGAATTGGCTGAGCAGTTGCGTCTTGTATTGGAGCCCACGGTGGCCAGCAAACTCCAAGGGTATTATAAAACAGGAAGAAGGATACATATGAAAAAGGTAGCTGATGTGTTCTTAATTCTTATTAATATGTATGAGCCTTATAATAAATAGTATGCATCTGTTGATGAATTCTTGGTGCTTACCCTCTTCCTTTACCTTTTAAAAAATGCAAGGTAATACAATTCATAGCAAGTTATTTCCGTATGGATTTAATATGGCTTAGGCGGACCAGACCCAACAAACGTGATTACCAAGTCGTGATTGCTGTTGATGATTCACGTAGCATGTCGGAGAGCTGCTGTGGTGATGTTGCAATTGAAGCTTTGGTTACAGTATGTCGTGCTGTTTCTCAACTCGAAATGGGGAGCTTGGCCGTTGCGAGCTTCGGAACAAAAGGGAACATAAATTTGCTGCATGATTTTGATAGGCCATTCACTGGAGAGGCTGGGGTTAAGGTTAGCAGGATTTATAcaagtctaattttttttctcccttttTTGACCTTGATATGTGTTCATTTGTTGACTATGTTGAAAGTATctgattgtttgtttttgacTGAGGAACAGATGATCTCCAATTTGACGTTCCAGCAAGAGAATACCATTGCCGATGAACCAGTTGTTGATCTGCTGAAATTTTTGACCAACAAGCTAGATGCTGCAGTTGTAAAAGCACGTCTTCCGTCTGGACATAACCCCCTACAGCAACTTGTTTTAATAATTGCAGATGGTCGTTTTCATGAAAAGGTATATGATTAACAATCTGGCTGTCTCATTATATATATTCATAACTTTTGCCCTCTTTTATTCAATTGTATCTTTTTCAGGAAAACTTAAAGCGGTGTGTTCGAGATGCAATAGCCAGTAATCGAATGGTTGCTTTCTTGCTTCTTGACAACTCTCAGGACTCAATAATGGATCTCATGGTATTTATTCACTGGCACAAGTAATTTTTATGatatatactttttcttttaccTAACCTTGACTTTCTGCACAACAGGAAGCATCCTTTGAGGGCGGAAAGATGAAATTTTCTAAGTACATGGATTCCTTTCCCTTTCCCTATTATATTGTTTTGAGGAACATTGAAGCACTGCCTAGGACCCTTGCAAACCTACTGAGACAGGTAAGTTTGAGTTCTTCCGCCTTTTCTCGAGTTAGAATAAGTCGAAAAGAAAGTATTATTACTAAAATAATGTGttatattttgttgtgtttATTTCAGTGGTTGGAGCTTATGCagtattcaaattcaaattactgAGTGTGGTTTTGAAGACTCATTGAAGACATTAAAAATCCATTTGAGTTCAAGAATGCAGATTTATATTGAAGTGGGATTAGAAAAAGTTATTGGGTTACTTGGGTCTGAAATATTTTTGTATATGAAAAGTACACGAAATTGTATAGTAATTAATAACAATTCCACAGTTGTACAATCCAATGTACTGATTCTACTCcaattaataacaattattCAGTTGTAACCAATTTGTTACCAACAATTATCATGTTTGCTGCATTCAATGAAATCTTACCAGTTCCACTCCATCGTTACTTCTCTTCACTTTACTGCCTCTTCAACTTTGTCCTCGTAATGACAAGACAATATCTTCTtatgtgtattttattgtttgtttaacttttttaataaatattatttttaggtagcatttttaaaaagtatttcAGATGTATTCGTTAGtaagccaaaaaaaaacattttattgtCTATTCCTAGGCAAACTTCTAACCGCTCCATCCACTTTTTATCGTCATTAGTACGTAGTATAGTATAACAATAATATTAGCGTAAGTAgtagtagtttttttattttttacgtaAATCAGATATCATTTGCGTGTAACAGTGAGATCTTTAACTAATTCATCGAGTCTTGTGAGACCTAAATGAGCGGCAAATTATTTTGAGGTGGCTATGTTTTCTTATTAGTAATCTTTTGACAAAGGCCAAGTATTCACCGAGATTGTCGATAGCTAATCTCTTCGACAAAGAATGTGGTGTAGACCATTACTAGGGTCTTTGGTCTATCCATGTTTTTTCATCCACAATGCTCAAATTCGAGTACTAACTGTAAGATATTTGAGTCATATCTACTCGGAGCAAGTTAATGTTGTTTGAGGACTTAGGAGGCTTTGTTTATGGTTTATTTTGAATCTGGATTCATGGGGTTGGATGAAATTTAAAACTTGGAAGTTCCGTTGTCGAAAGTAGGTTTTTTGGAAGGAGATGAGCTTCTGTTTGTCTTTGAAAGAGGAAAAACAGTATCAAGTTTGTCCTTTATCTTTAAAAATGTTTACACGTTTGAACGAACTTTCGTTCTTAATCCATCCAGTGTCTATTTGTGGTGCTGAGTTGTGAAACATTCTTTGTAACAAATATGAAAGTTGTCTCAACCGGTTAAAGATAAAAGGTCAAGTTATTGTCATAGCTTTGGAAACCTGAACTTGGTACGATGCTTGGTACAACTTCCCAAGAAACTGTCCATTGAAAAATCTTATGGATCCATATTGCAATCAATATAATCTGGATGTTAGTCAAGTTGGTTTTTTGTTTGATGGGCGTTTCGTCCAAGCCAAGCAGACTCCACACGAGGTTTGTGTTTGTCAACATCTGTTCattattatttcatttaaattttaaatgttaGGTATATTCTTATAATAATGATTGTCTGATTGTCATAATTCTTGGTTTTCTGCTACAAATTATATTTGATGCAGCTGGGAATTGAAGATGgcgatgaaaagacatgtttagtgGTTATGATTAAATGCTTGTCATGCTTCATTTTAGATGAAATTAGTTTAACTTTGGAGTACTAGGCTGGCTAATCAATGCATAATATATGTACCTTCTATTTTCTAGCAATATTATGCAGCAGTTTCAGCTGGAGTTTGCACTtcctaattaattaatcttaGTTAATACTAGTATAATCTTAGTTTTTGTTAGACGATTTAATGATTGTAAGCCGGTTTGTATCaatgacttatttgagtttatagaTTGATCAGATGTTTTTGTGAGATGagagaatttatatatatataaaaaaaaaaacaatttatgacATTTGGTAagctgttttcaacttattttcataagttttccaAGATAGTTTAAAGGAAGGACTTATTGAAGGATTTCAAATTAGTCTTAGATCATAGATACATGATTATAGCATATCTACTTCAATTAAATAgatcaaagaaatgaattgtgtaGATTGTAGTATGAGATTTTGATTGAGAGAAGTAACTGGGGTTGAAAGCTCTTCTACCTCTCACCGATGAGATAGAGTAGTTATCAGAATGTGTATCTTAACCTGATGGGATGGTTAACATATATACTCATCAGTGGAGGCAGGAACCTCTCAACAGGCTTACTATGAGAAACGGCCCAACCCATCACGGCCCGTTCCTAAACACAGCCCATTAATAAATATCCATTTAATTATAAACTTTAGTGCAATATTATAAttagaatataaataaatagttgatataataatttattattttaattgttgATTAAGGTTAATCCATAAAATCCAACACTTATAGCTTATGTTATAAGGTGTTTTCAACTAATGTATGGATTTTGGATAATGTAGGATGGGAAAgcaatttttgtttgtatttttgtttgtattgaCAGAAGCACTCAATTGAAAACGCTAGTGAAGGCTTACTGTGATCATCATTCCGTAGATCTTAACTCGGTTACTTTCTGGTTTGATGGGAATCAACTCCAGGGAGATCATTCTCACGCTGAGGTTCGTGTTTACCGACATTTGCTCATTGTTTTGCTTTTGTTCTGTTAATCATTGGTTAATGACTTCAAAATGTATTTTGTAGCAGCTGCATATGAATGATGGGGATGAAATAGATGTCATCTTCTATGATCCGAATGCTTACGTCAAGCTCAAAGTCAGCCTCAATTTCAAGGGCAAGGTTTGTTCTTAGATCAATAATCATTCGATTATTATATTCAACAGAAAGTAGTTTCAAACTGAACTGAATTTTCAATAGAAAGTGTCATTCGATTAGTCTTTGTTACCGTTATAACTCAGTATACTTAAACTTAGTGGTATGTTATCTATATATAAGATAATTTGTGGATTTTGAATGATGTAGATTGAGAATGAGTATTTCTCCAACGTTCGTAGAAGCAATCAATTGAAAAATCTTATGGATGATTATTGTCGTCGATATTGGTTGGATATTGATGGAGTTGCTTTTCTCTTTAACGGCTGTCTCCTCCGGGCTGAGCAGACTCCTGACGAGGTTTGTGTTTGCTGAGactttttcattctttttatgaCCGTTATATTCTTGGTTTATGacttaaaatgtttttttgtaGCTGCAATTGGTGAACGGCGATGAGATAGATGTCGTTTTCTATGATCAACTTGCACGCATGAAACTGAAGGTCAAGTGTCAGGTTCGTCAcatacttgattttttttttttttatagtcgAATGTTAGTATGCTAGTTATGTTAATTTGTGGTTTCTTGATGTTGTAGGATGAGAATGAAATATTCTTTTCGATTAACAAAAGCACTCAACTGAAAAAGCTCATGAATGCATACTGTGATCATCATTCCGTAGATTTCAGCTCTATTGATTTTCTGTATAATGAGCATCGCGTACCAGCAGAGCAGTCTCCAGACGAGGTTCGTGTTAGCCAACATCTTTTCATTGTTTATTTCAAGACTAGTTATTTGCTTAATGccttgaaaatatgttttgtttcagatGCAAATGGAGGATGGAGATGATCAGATGAAATAGGTGCTACTTGTATGGTCAGAGCAGATGCATCATCCTCAACGTTACAGGCCAACAAGTTAGTCTTTtcctacaaatttttttatctttttttcatcTAAAGTTGGTTCATGTTATTTCCATGTTTGATTTGTGACACTAGTTACCAACGCGGTTGTGGACACTTCTGCAACTTTAATATTGTGGACGTATCACATGATttggttcaaattttgaaaccaTGATGAGAGGTATTGTGCTAATTTGGGTATGGCGGAATTTAGATACCGTAGGTTGAGTTTGAAGGTTTGTTTAGGATCAATAGAAGCACTCGGTTGAAAATGCTTATGGATGTGTATTGCCGTCGGTATTGTTTTGATTTCAACGAAGATGCTTTTCTGTTCAATGGACGACTCATCGAGGCAGATCAGACTCCCGATGAGGTTTGTGTTCGTCAACAAGTATTCATTATTTCATTTCTTCATTTCATGCCATATTCTTTGTTGGTTTACTAAttgaatcaaaattatatttgatgCAGCTGAAATGGTTTTAGCTTTTAGTGACTATGTGGATTTAGTTTTTTGCTGGGATAAGCTATTTAATGCATTGATTTCTTGGCATTGGAATTGGAATTAGTTTTTTTGGTTGGAATAGGCTATTTTGCTGCATTGATCTTGTGTTTGATGGCATTTTAATTGGAAAACTAGTTTTTTGTTGGGATATACTAATCAATGTCTTTTCTATTATTTACTGATATATTATACTGTCTTTTCATTTTAAaccccttatttatttatttttgcatcACTagcccttttttttttgtatcgcTAGCCTATTTTGCTGCTCATAAATGATCTAATAATCCGACAAATACTTATCAGTTAGTGGTAGCTACTAGTGACATTATTGGAGTGACATGAATTCAAACCCAGGATTCCACGTTTTTCcatatttaaatgtgtgagtctTGTCATTAGACTACTTGTTATGTTCAAATAGCAGCCCTCAAAATATTATATACGTAAACTCACTTGCACACTAAATTTTGTACATTTCATTTATAACAATATGAATGAGAGGTCCTATGTTCGAACCTTAAGTATAATTTCACTTTATAAAAGAtaatacaaaataataaagagCAAAACTAAGAGCAATGTTCCCAAGCCAAATGGCTAGAGCTATTAACATAACTACGTTTTGTACCATAAGATGACcaattaaataaagaaaatgaataAGGGAAGTAAATaaccacaaaaaataaaagaacaagaAGCACAAGGATTAAAGTTGTGAAACttttctcttcagcttcagaagcCATTTGATAGAAAGATATTAACATGTCAAAAAGAGATAGTAAACTAGAACCATAGATTAGCATTCCCAAGACTAGTAACATTAGAGATGGTAACAATGGTGATGGACCTTCCATGTTATGTTACTATatgattataatgttgaaaTAATAAATGCATGATAGAAATAGTTTATGTTCAAATGTTGCATCACATACTATATGCAGTTACCAATTAATTTAATCTtactatttgtttattttttatatcaatCCGTGATATATAATCAACTTGTAAGGTGGCAATTCACAAGAAACAGTAGTACATTTGAAATCAAGACAAACAACAAACAAAGACTAGATTAAATCTAGACATTACAAATTAAAGACTATTTCAATTTAAGGTTATTTAGTAGTAATCAAGTACCTAGTAGTTCAAAAATGAAATACTAGATACTAGCCTCAAAATGAAATAGTCtactaactaaaaaaaaaaaagaaaaaagaaagatagtCTACTGTTGTTTGTTGTGGTGGCAGGctcataaattattaattattcatATGAGAGGTTGCCAAAGCATGTTTGTTGTCGACAAGAACTTGGCGCTGTTTTACCAGTTCATCAAGCTCCTCCATTGCAGTAGTCATCCTAGCTTCAATTTCCTCCCTATTAGGGGATTAACAGCATCCAACCTTAGTTGATTTATCATTCTGCCCTTGCAATCAATTAAGGAATCAATTCCTTGGATCTTCAAATTAAATTCTTCGAGTGTCTTTAACATTGCATTGTCGGCCATTTTGAAAAGTTTGTGTTTTAGAGAATTAGAGAAGTAAGAAGAATAAAGATTGTGAGCTATCCTATATCCTTACGTCCCTTTTATAATAGAAGACATGCATGACGTGTATTAagtcatgtatatatataataaatacgGACATTCCCTGCCTCGAAACTTAATGTAACTCAAATATACTTATAAtacattatcaaaaaaaaaatatatacttataATTCATATTTATCCTTTTTGAAATATAACACATGTAATTATCCGCGAACTCAAATGAAGTCGAATACCAGCTAAAAAAGTTTACGTCGAATTCTCGAgttgaattttgatttgaaaataaattgaaccTAACGAGCCGAATGCAGCCGAGTGTTAAGGTAAACCAAATTTTATCGAGTCAAGTCCGAGTGAGTTTAACTCGactcatttttaatttattttttttggtttaaaaagtCATTAgatttgttaataataatattttgatcttGATGATCGATCGAACCtactaaataatttataaaatttaacccgtacacaaaatttaaaataataatgtataTAATTCAACATAACAAAACAAAGTTACGTTATTTTTAGTCTGATTGTTCAGTCTCACTTAATTTAAGTAATAATTACTGATTAACAATTTGAATATCGACAATTTAATGTTTCAATCTTAACTAGTAACCTCTACACAAAAACTACTCCATtgattttggtttattttttgttttgttattatataaCTGATATTGTTGATAAAAATTGATGCATGTTtcatgaagaagatgaaaaagtaactaacaaaagaaaacaaattagatATTTTAATACCACAACTTATAACAACAAACGGTAGTACATTTGAAATCAAGacaaacaacaaacaaaaactaGATTAAATCTAGACATTACAAATTAAAGACTATTTCAATTCAAGGTTATTTAGTAGTAATCAAGTACCTAGttgttaaaaaatgaaatactaGATACTAGCCTCAAAATGAAATAGTCTActaactaaaaaagaaaaaaaaaagaaaaagaaagatagtCTACTATTGTTTGTTGTGGTTGCTGGATCTCAAGctcatatattattaattattcatATGAGCGGTTGCCAAAGCATGTTTGTTGTCAACAAGAACTTTGCGCTGTTTTACCAGTTCATCAAGCTCCTCTATTGCAGTAGTCATCCTAGCTTCAATTTCCTCCCTATTGGGGGGATTAACAACATCCAACCTTAATTGATTTATCATTCTGCCCTTGCAATCAATTAAGGAATCAATTCCTTGGATCTTCAAATTAAATTCTTCGAGTGTCTTTAACATTGCATTGTCGGCCATTTTGAAAAGTTTGTGTTTTAGAGAATTAGAGAAGTAAGAAGAAATAAAGATATATTGTGACCTATCCTATATCCTTACTTCCCTTTTATAGAAGACACATGCATGACGTGTGTGCGCGTGCGTTCGCGTGGGCGTGCgtgtattaattaaaataaataaataaaataataatgtagGTAACTCAACATTACAAAACAAAGTTGTTTTTAGTCTCGAAAACTCAACAAATAGACTCGAAAACTCCACAAATAAAACtatttgttaataatattttgattttgatgatcaATCAAacctaataaataatttaataaaattaaacctttacaaaaaatttaaaataataatgtatGTAACTCAACATAACAAAATAAAGTTGTTTTTAGTTTGATTGTTCAGTCTCACTTAATTTAAGTAATAATTACTGATTAACAATTTGAATATTGATAATTTAAGTACTACTAGTAACCTCTACAAAAACCACTCCATTcgttttggtttattttttgttttgttattatataattgatattgttgatataaaaaaaaattgaaagaagatgaagaagtaactaacaaaagaaaacaaattagatATTTTAACAGCACAACTAATAACAACAAACAGTAGTACATGTGATTCCAAATTTGTATGGGACTGACATACTTTACTTGGCGGTGGTCGTCCTCACGACCGTGGGAATTCGCTAACCGCATCTACTTTGGAGAATGAGAATCTATTGAAGTCGGTGTATCATGTGATTCCAAATCATTTCCCCCTCTCTGTTTGGGTTAGAATTGATGAATTCTTGACTTCAACTTCAGGAAGAATGACCATTTTTAACTCTAGTAGCAGGTTTGTTCATTAATTGTTTTCCATTGATCCATATATAGCTTAAGTTACTAATGttacttttaacttttttatttatctttcttttctacGATTTGAAGCGGCTCAAATTCTAAAGCGAGATTGCCTTCAAGAGCTCCAGTTGGACGATCTACATAAACTGTTGGAGATAATCATAATGAAGAAACTGATTCAATTTGGTGGTCGACAGCCCAAAATCTCGGTCACTGAAATCATTGATGGCAGCGGCCGCCTCTGAacatacatgttttttttttttttttaatccaatcatatgatatttttgttgttgaagtcCTGCATGTATATGTATGATAGCAACTTCAAATAGTTTTTCAATTTTCCTtcaaccatatatatatatatataatggtaGAGTTTAAGAGGGCGTTGTATGGTCGGCAATTTAAGTAACAATTACTGATTAACAATTTGAATATCGACAATTTAATGTTTCAATCTTAACTAGTAACCTCTACACGAAAACTACTCCGTTAGTTttggtttaaatttttttttgttttgt from Trifolium pratense cultivar HEN17-A07 linkage group LG5, ARS_RC_1.1, whole genome shotgun sequence encodes:
- the LOC123886910 gene encoding uncharacterized protein LOC123886910, with the protein product MDPYCNQYNLDVSQVGFLFDGRFVQAKQTPHEDGKAIFVCIFVCIDRSTQLKTLVKAYCDHHSVDLNSVTFWFDGNQLQGDHSHAEQLHMNDGDEIDVIFYDPNAYVKLKVSLNFKGKIENEYFSNVRRSNQLKNLMDDYCRRYWLDIDGVAFLFNGCLLRAEQTPDELQLVNGDEIDVVFYDQLARMKLKVKCQDENEIFFSINKSTQLKKLMNAYCDHHSVDFSSIDFLYNEHRVPAEQSPDEMQMEDGDDQMK